In Micropterus dolomieu isolate WLL.071019.BEF.003 ecotype Adirondacks linkage group LG17, ASM2129224v1, whole genome shotgun sequence, one genomic interval encodes:
- the LOC123985640 gene encoding A disintegrin and metalloproteinase with thrombospondin motifs 8-like, whose protein sequence is MCSTMCSIVLLLCVMNAALSTPFESEDIVPVRINGRISGRFWKRSEEQPRFILSAFGKDLTLNLIPDTSFIAPSFKIQRIKARDVGALRSASGVQPAADLQNFMNQTEESEGQLRSCFYSGNVDHDQNSVVSVSLCYGIFGSFITEGKEYSIEPKLRDGLGPASAEQLHVIKRRTFTKSHGVPLLFDHAAAESRAEKHNGESFTHSDSDAQREPRRRRFVSAPRFIETLVVADSTMTHFYGDEIKHYILTLMSIAAQLYKHPSIKNSVNMVLVKMLVVEDDEVGPEVSSNGGVALRNFCSWQQLFNPPSQRHPEHYDTAMLFTREDICGQKSCDTLGVADVGTMCDPKRSCSVIEDNGLQAAFTAAHELGHVLSMPHDDFKTCERLFGDLGGHYLMAPLFVSLNKTAPWSPCSALYITEFFDNGHGDCLLDVPESTIPLPRELPGTKYSLDQQCQQIFGEEFVHCPNTSDSDICSQLWCQEDGTPQCSTKNGSLPWADGTPCSLNGTCLHGACMSTQEVKQPLVVVDGDWSLWGPWQQCSRTCGGGVEFSYRECTDPVPQNGGKYCEGQRVQYQSCNTQPCDNNEGKSFREEQCEKYNSPNYLDYNGNMKQWIPKYAGVSPRDRCKLFCRARGSSEFKVFESKVIDGTTCGPDTTSVCVQGQCVKAGCDQVIGSNKRVDKCGVCGGNGLTCRKITGSYNKATYGYSDIVTIPVGATNIDIKQRSHRGIKHDGNYLAIMRESGGYILNGNFSVSTVEQDIPVLGAVLKYSGSSTTLERIQSFMQLKEAITIQLLATAGDANPPKVKYTFFIPRDVTFNKSKEKKGSSPSLHMIHPFGVPDWMLGEWSECSKSCGSGWSRRNVECRDSAGFLSTMCDKDLKPIDIRPCGDLPCPIWQMGPWSTCSRTCGQGERRRRVFCIDYTGKTVEPEKCDPYKIPEPLSGECLNQECL, encoded by the exons ATGTGTTCCACTATGTGTTCGATCGTTTTACTCCTGTGCGTCATGAACGCGGCACTTTCCACTCCGTTTGAATCAGAGGATATTGTACCTGTTCGGATAAATGGAAGAATAAGCGGTCGCTTTTGGAAAAGAAGCGAGGAACAGCCGAGATTTATCCTCAGTGCATTTGGCAAGGACTTGACTCTGAATCTTATTCCAGATACCAGCTTTATCGCGCCATCCTTCAAAATACAGCGCATCAAAGCCAGAGATGTTGGCGCTTTACGCAGCGCTTCAGGTGTCCAACCTGCCGCGGATCTCCAGAATTTTATGAACCAGACGGAGGAGAGTGAAGGACAGCTTAGGAGCTGTTTTTACTCGGGGAACGTAGATCATGACCAAAACTCGGTTGTATCTGTCAGTTTGTGCTACGGTATATTTGGCTCCTTCATCACAGAGGGGAAAGAGTATTCAATTGAGCCCAAGCTTCGCGACGGCCTGGGGCCGGCCTCTGCAGAGCAGCTGCATGTCATCAAGAGAAGGACATTCACCAAAAGCCACGGTGTTCCCCTCCTGTTTGATCACGCGGCGGCGGAGAGCCGAGCGGAGAAGCACAATGGGGAAAGTTTTACGCACAGCGACAGTGACGCACAGAGGGAACCTCGCCGTAGACGCTTTGTTTCCGCGCCACGGTTCATAGAGACCCTGGTGGTAGCAGACTCAACAATGACCCACTTCTATGGAGACGAAATAAAG caCTACATTCTGACCCTGATGTCGATAGCCGCCCAGCTTTACAAGCACCCCAGCATAAAGAACTCAGTTAACATGGTGCTGGTTAAGATGTTGGTGGTGGAGGACGACGAGGTCGGCCCGGAGGTCTCCAGCAATGGAGGTGTGGCTCTGAGGAACTTCTGCTCGTGGCAGCAGCTCTTCAACCCTCCAAGCCAAAGGCATCCAGAGCACTATGACACTGCCATGCTCTTCACCAGAGAG GATATCTGTGGACAGAAGAGCTGCGACACGTTGGGTGTGGCCGATGTTGGGACGATGTGCGATCCCAAGAGAAGCTGCTCCGTCATCGAGGACAACGGCCTGCAAGCTGCCTTCACAGCTGCACATGAGCTCG GTCACGTGTTGAGTATGCCTCATGACGACTTCAAGACCTGTGAGAGGCTGTTTGGAGATCTGGGAGGACATTACCTGATGGCTCCTCTCTTTGTCAGTCTCAACAAGACTGCGCCTTGGTCTCCCTGCAGCgctctctacatcacagagttCTTTGACAATGGACATG GGGACTGCCTGCTGGATGTCCCAGAAAGTACCATACCGTTACCAAGAGAGCTGCCAGGCACCAAGTACAGCCTGGACCAACAGTGCCAGCAGATTTTTGGAGAGGAGTTTGTCCACTGCCCCAACACCTCAGACAGTGATATTTGCAGCCAGCTGTGGTGTCAAGAGGACGGTACGCCACAGTGCTCCACCAAGAACGGTAGCTTGCCCTGGGCTGACGGCACCCCCTGTAGCCTCAACGGGACCTGCCTCCACGGAGCGTGCATGTCGACCCAGGAGGTGAAGCAGCCGCTG GTGGTTGTGGATGGTGACTGGAGCTTATGGGGACCGTGGCAGCAGTGCTCCAGAACATGTGGAGGCGGGGTGGAGTTCTCCTATAGGGAGTGCACTGACCCTGTGCCTCAGAACGGAGGGAAGTACTGTGAGGGACAGAGAGTTCAGTATCAGTCCTGCAACACACAACCCTGTGACAACAACGAAG GAAAGAGTTTTAGAGAGGAACAGTGTGAGAAGTACAACAGCCCTAACTACCTTGACTACAATGGGAATATGAAACAGTGGATACCAAAGTATGCTGGTGTTTCTCCCAGAGACAGATGCAAGCTGTTCTGCAGGGCCCGGGGCAGTAGTGAATTTAAGGTGTTTGAATCCAAG GTGATTGACGGGACGACCTGTGGCCCTGACaccacatctgtgtgtgtccaaGGCCAGTGCGTGAAGGCAGGCTGTGACCAGGTAATTGGATCCAACAAGAGAGTGGATAAGTGTGGAGTGTGTGGAGGAAATGGGCTCACCTGTAGAAAGATCACAGGCTCCTACAACAAAGCAAC CTATGGATATAGTGACATTGTTACAATTCCTGTTGGTGCTACTAACATTGATATCAAACAGCGGAGCCACAGAGGAATCAAACATGATGGGAACTACCTGGCTATAATGAGAGAGAGTGGTGGTTACATCCTCAACGGTAACTTCTCTGTATCCACGGTGGAGCAGGACATTCCCGTGCTCGGTGCTGTGTTAAAGTACAGTGGCTCCTCAACCACACTGGAGAGGATCCAGAGCTTCATGCAGCTAAAGGAGGCCATCACCATCCAACTCCTGGCCACTGCAGGGGACGCCAACCCTCCCAAGGTCAAATATACCTTTTTCATCCCTAGAGATGTGACCTTCAACAAATCCAAAGAGAAGAAGGGCTCGTCACCATCTTTGCATATGATCCATCCATTCGGCGTGCCTGACTGGATGCTGGGGGAGTGGTCTGAGTGCTCCAAGAGCTGCGGTTCAGGATGGTCCAGGAGGAACGTTGAATGCAGAGACAGCGCGGGCTTCCTCTCCACCATGTGCGACAAAGACCTGAAGCCAATAGATATCAGGCCTTGTGGGGATCTGCCATGCCCCATATGGCAGATGGGACCTTGGTCCACCTGCTCACGAACTTGTGGCCAGGGGGAGCGCCGCCGCAGAGTCTTCTGCATAGACTACACTGGAAAGACTGTTGAGCCAGAGAAGTGCGATCCGTATAAAATCCCAGAGCCACTCTCTGGAGAATGTCTCAACCAAGAGTGCTTATGA
- the zbtb44 gene encoding zinc finger and BTB domain-containing protein 44 isoform X2, whose product MGVKTFTHSSTSHSQEMLDKLNALRNEGHLCDVTIRVQDKLFLAHKVVLACCSEFFRSKLVGRPEEEDKFVLDLHHVTVSGFAPLLEYAYTSTLSISTENIIDVLAAASYMQMFAVASTCSEFMKSSILWSPGNNNNNNNNMMADKPHESAPESASSNCALTPLDGSVSPVSSDCSVMERNVPICRESRRKRKSFVTMASPESPLKCTTQMVTTSPQIPNPSPSFSDSTAQPVESSLAFPWTFPFGIDRRFHSDKSKLPESPRCLEQGAPGTSEVVVGRRLSDFLTCESSKAVSSPVPAEEEDVRVKVERLSDEEVQEASSQPVSASQSSLSDQQTVPGSEQVQEELLISPQSSSIGSMDEGVSEGLPSMQSTSNTGGHAEDDERLEGIQYPYHLYISPSARPGTNGPDRPFQCPTCGVRFTRIQNLKQHMLIHSGIKPFQCDRCGKKFTRAYSLKMHRLKHEVISSCPTT is encoded by the exons ATGGGGGTCAAAACCTTCACCCACAGCTCGACCTCCCACAGCCAGGAGATGCTCGATAAACTCAACGCTTTACGCAACGAGGGTCACTTATGTGATGTTACGATCCGGGTCCAAGACAAGCTCTTCCTGGCCCACAAAGTGGTCCTGGCCTGCTGCAGTGAATTCTTCCGCTCTAAACTGGTGGGCCgaccagaggaggaggacaagttTGTGTTGGACCTTCATCATGTGACCGTTAGTGGCTTCGCACCTCTGTTGGAATATGCCTACACGTCTACCCTCTCCATTAGCACAGAGAATATCATCGACGTTCTGGCAGCTGCGAGTTACATGCAGATGTTTGCTGTGGCCAGCACATGTTCAGAGTTCATGAAGTCCAGTATTTTGTGGAGCCCtggtaacaacaacaacaacaacaacaacatgatgGCAGATAAACCGCATGAATCAGCACCAGAGAGCGCTTCATCAAACTGTGCCCTGACGCCATTGGACGGCAGCGTGTCACCTGTTTCGTCTGACTGCAGTGTAATGGAGAGAAACGTTCCTATATGCCGCGAATCGCGAAGGAAACGCAAAAGCTTTGTAACAATGGCATCGCCTGAGAGTCCACTCAAATGCACTACACAGATGGTCACCACCTCCCCTCAGATACCCAATCCATCCCCTTCATTCTCAGACAGCACAGCCCAGCCCGTGGAGTCCTCCCTGGCCTTCCCATGGACCTTCCCGTTCGGTATCGACCGAAGGTTCCACTCAGATAAATCAAAGCTCCCGGAGAGCCCTCGTTGTTTAGAGCAAGGCGCCCCTGGGACCTCAGAGGTGGTAGTCGGCCGGCGGCTCAGTGACTTCCTTACGTGTGAGAGCTCCAAGGCGGTGTCATCGCCAGTACCGGCAGAGGAAGAAGACGTGAGGGTGAAGGTGGAGCGTCTCAGCGATGAGGAGGTCCAAGAGGCATCCTCGCAGCCAGTCAGTGCCTCCCAGAGCTCGCTGAGTGACCAGCAGACAGTGCCAGGGAGTGAACAGGTCCAAGAGGAGCTACTCATCAGTCCACAGTCGTCCTCTATAG GGTCGATGGATGAGGGAGTGTCTGAGGGCTTGCCGTCAATGCAGAGCACCTCTAACACTGGAGGACATGCAGAAGATGATGAAAG GTTAGAAGGTATTCAGTATCCATACCACCTCTATATCAGCCCCTCAGCCAGGCCCGGCACCAATGGCCCCGACAGGCCCTTCCAATGTCCAACCTGCGGAGTCAGATTCACGCGTATTCAAAACCTGAAGCAGCATATGCTCATACACTCCG gcATTAAGCCTTTCCAGTGTGACCGCTGTGGGAAAAAGTTCACACGGGCCTACTCCCTAAAGATGCATCGGCTGAAGCACGAAG